One window of Anaerolineales bacterium genomic DNA carries:
- a CDS encoding BCD family MFS transporter, with protein sequence MLIKRLQLALIHTAVAMTLVPINSTLNRVMIFDLGISKTLFTVLAIFPYLLAPIQVAIGSFSDRHPIAGYRRTPYILAGLVLCVIGVAVSPQIAILITENFTLGIVAGILAFGAWGMGYNLSAVCYLSLASELSGEKERGKTIATMFTVMVIGLIATGLSLSRMVPTFDLIALEQAFLAVAASALTLGLIGLFKLEPPFGFSSQPARADNYTVKQMATAITENRVAKIFFVYLLLLLAAILGQDVLLEPFAAQAFGMTLEQTSRIVSITNGFTLIAFLVAGFLDGRVKKKYTAQSGNLAALTGFIIIVISGMTASASAFYIGITLLGFGTGISTIANLSLMFDLTVPEKVGLYIGAWGFSNGLSRLVGLLMAGVVADLATQISGNSLNGYLIVFSIEALMLLFAAVLLYRIDVDVFQRKAHEPAFTEKVALAAE encoded by the coding sequence ATGCTCATCAAACGTCTTCAACTCGCCCTCATCCACACCGCGGTCGCCATGACCCTCGTGCCGATCAACAGCACGCTCAACCGCGTCATGATCTTCGACCTCGGCATCTCAAAAACGCTGTTTACCGTTCTCGCCATCTTTCCATATTTGCTCGCGCCGATCCAGGTCGCCATCGGTTCTTTCTCAGACCGGCATCCCATCGCCGGGTATCGCCGCACACCGTACATCCTCGCCGGGCTCGTGCTTTGCGTGATCGGCGTTGCTGTTTCCCCGCAGATCGCAATCCTTATCACCGAGAACTTCACGCTCGGCATCGTTGCGGGAATCCTTGCTTTTGGGGCTTGGGGTATGGGCTACAATCTTTCCGCGGTCTGTTACCTTTCGCTCGCTTCGGAACTTTCCGGTGAAAAAGAACGCGGCAAAACGATAGCGACCATGTTCACGGTCATGGTCATCGGCTTGATCGCGACGGGCCTCAGCCTCAGCAGGATGGTTCCAACCTTCGACTTGATCGCCCTCGAACAGGCATTCCTCGCCGTCGCCGCCTCCGCCCTGACCCTGGGCTTGATCGGCCTCTTCAAACTTGAGCCGCCCTTTGGCTTTTCCTCCCAACCGGCCCGCGCCGACAATTACACCGTCAAACAAATGGCCACCGCCATCACTGAAAACCGGGTCGCAAAGATCTTCTTTGTTTATTTATTATTGCTGCTTGCTGCCATCCTCGGGCAGGACGTCCTGCTCGAGCCCTTTGCCGCCCAGGCTTTCGGCATGACCCTCGAACAAACCTCGCGCATCGTCTCCATCACCAACGGTTTTACGCTCATTGCCTTTCTCGTTGCAGGCTTTCTCGACGGGCGTGTGAAAAAGAAATACACGGCGCAATCCGGCAATCTCGCGGCTTTGACCGGTTTCATCATAATCGTCATCAGCGGAATGACCGCCAGCGCGAGCGCCTTCTACATCGGCATCACCCTGCTTGGATTCGGCACAGGCATTTCCACCATAGCAAATCTTTCCCTGATGTTCGACCTGACCGTCCCCGAAAAGGTCGGCTTGTACATCGGCGCATGGGGTTTCTCGAACGGACTTTCACGCCTGGTCGGCTTGCTCATGGCGGGCGTGGTCGCAGACCTTGCCACACAAATCAGCGGAAATTCATTGAACGGGTATCTGATCGTATTCAGCATCGAGGCATTGATGTTATTGTTTGCAGCGGTCCTGTTGTATCGAATCGACGTCGATGTCTTCCAGAGGAAGGCGCACGAGCCCGCTTTTACTGAAAAAGTCGCATTGGCGGCTGAGTGA
- a CDS encoding helix-turn-helix domain-containing protein has translation MTQNEWLSLAGAADLLGVHPSTVRQWSDKGILPVHKTQGGHRRYKRGEILLWAESTQRSREEAIEPEGMMQEIVRNVRMQISEGRLQEETWYQKLDEDARTQYRASARSLFQGLMTYVATNGKEASHEAHAIGYEYASRARRYNLSYVDAAKAFLFFRDTLVESVIKVFTEANVPARRATEMYTRMHAFTDDILISLLETYRKLENANH, from the coding sequence ATGACCCAGAATGAATGGCTTTCTCTCGCAGGGGCGGCAGATCTGCTTGGAGTTCATCCGAGCACAGTGCGGCAGTGGTCGGATAAGGGCATCCTACCCGTCCACAAGACGCAGGGAGGGCACCGCCGCTATAAGCGTGGGGAAATTCTCCTCTGGGCCGAATCAACCCAAAGGTCCAGAGAGGAGGCGATTGAACCCGAGGGAATGATGCAGGAGATCGTGAGGAATGTCCGCATGCAGATCTCGGAGGGGCGTCTGCAGGAGGAAACCTGGTATCAAAAACTGGACGAGGATGCGCGCACACAATATCGCGCGAGCGCTCGTTCGCTCTTCCAGGGCTTGATGACCTATGTGGCAACGAACGGAAAGGAAGCTTCGCACGAAGCCCATGCCATCGGCTACGAATACGCCTCGCGGGCGCGCCGCTACAACCTGAGCTATGTGGATGCGGCGAAGGCATTCCTATTCTTTCGCGATACGCTGGTCGAGTCTGTCATTAAGGTGTTCACTGAGGCAAATGTCCCGGCACGGCGCGCGACCGAAATGTACACCCGCATGCATGCCTTCACGGATGACATCCTCATCAGTTTGTTGGAAACGTATCGCAAGCTGGAAAACGCAAACCATTAA
- a CDS encoding ABC transporter ATP-binding protein → MTTLEVRNLAKRFNGSPNAAVNDISFELSDNEILALVGPSGCGKTTTLRLIAGLERPDAGSIRLNRILVASEAVFVPPELRGVGMIFQDHALFPHLTVFDNVAFGLRSKPTAEVRTRVGEMLHMVGLLSHSKRYPHELSGGERQRVALARALAPRPVLVLMDEPFSSLDADLRAGVREHVRGILKSMQATVVFVTHDQEEALYMGDRLAVLKKGELEQIGTPEEIFHESNTRFVAEFMGDSDFLKGKVTHDGIQTAIGLVRQIVDMPLSTAVEIAIRADDIDFHVDGSGNALIIDRFFRGAFNLYRLRLDTGQVIHAINPHTNILPVGSRVQAFVSAEHSLTVFTQ, encoded by the coding sequence ATGACCACGCTCGAAGTGCGGAATCTCGCCAAACGATTCAATGGCTCACCGAATGCGGCTGTGAACGATATTTCCTTTGAGTTAAGCGACAACGAGATCCTCGCGCTTGTCGGACCGAGCGGCTGTGGGAAGACAACCACGCTTCGGCTCATCGCCGGGCTTGAGCGGCCGGATGCAGGCTCGATCAGGCTGAATCGGATTCTGGTCGCGTCTGAAGCGGTTTTCGTTCCTCCCGAACTACGCGGCGTTGGAATGATCTTCCAGGATCACGCGCTCTTCCCGCATCTAACCGTTTTCGATAACGTGGCGTTTGGCTTGCGCAGCAAGCCAACAGCGGAAGTCCGAACGCGGGTGGGCGAGATGCTGCACATGGTAGGTCTGCTTTCCCACTCCAAACGATATCCGCATGAACTCTCCGGCGGTGAACGGCAGCGTGTGGCGTTGGCGCGCGCGCTTGCACCGCGGCCAGTGCTGGTTCTCATGGACGAACCCTTCAGCAGTCTCGACGCCGACTTGCGCGCCGGTGTGCGCGAACATGTGCGCGGCATTCTCAAATCGATGCAGGCGACAGTCGTCTTCGTAACGCACGACCAGGAAGAAGCGCTTTACATGGGTGACAGACTCGCCGTGCTGAAAAAAGGGGAATTGGAACAGATCGGCACGCCGGAAGAAATTTTCCATGAATCGAACACACGCTTCGTCGCGGAGTTCATGGGCGACAGCGATTTCCTCAAAGGGAAAGTGACCCACGACGGTATTCAAACCGCCATTGGGCTTGTCAGGCAGATCGTTGACATGCCTCTCTCCACCGCCGTTGAGATCGCCATCCGCGCCGATGATATCGACTTTCACGTGGATGGTTCCGGCAACGCCCTCATCATCGACCGTTTCTTTCGCGGCGCGTTCAATCTCTATCGTCTGCGCCTCGATACCGGGCAGGTCATCCACGCCATCAATCCGCACACGAACATTCTGCCCGTCGGCTCACGTGTGCAGGCATTCGTCAGCGCGGAGCATTCTCTAACTGTCTTTACTCAGTAG